The Plasmodium relictum strain SGS1 genome assembly, chromosome: 4 region aaaatatttacctTAAGTAGTGAAGTAATGAAActtaaaaatgttaaaaatgaATTGTCTGAAAAAAATAACGATACAGTGAAAGGAggagagaaaaaaaagaagagggaattagaaaaattacaaaaagaaatagaaaaattaaaggaagataataataatttgaaaaatCGTGTACATGAACTGAAAAAAGAATTTCATactaaagaaaataattatattattaaaattaatgaaagtaagaatataatagaaaatttaaaacaaGCAATTAacgaaaatgaaaatgatatcAAAAATGTAGAagatgagaaaaaaaattatataaatgaaataaacaATTTAAAAGACAAATATGaagtattaaaattaaaatatgatgaattaaataaaaattttatttcattaaatagtttttctaaaaatgaagaaaatgagaatcaaatacaaaataataaagtataTAGTGATGAAAACAGAAAAATCCATACTACTAATGACAGTAATGAAatacatttaaataatgatgaaaCAATTAGTATGGAATATTCTAAAAAGGATTTAATAAAACTAAATGAGAAAAATACTCACgaagaaaaaaggaaatgtATAATTAGTAATcatagttataaaaaaaataatgaggtaataataaataactaTGAAAAAGAGATAAAAcatttaaaagaagaaataaacaaattaagTTTATTATACAGCAGTGAATTAAACGAAAAGAACAGttatgatataaaaataaaagatttagataacaaattaaaagaattacaAGTAAAGGACAAGGAAAATATAGAGATAATAATAtctttaacaaaaaaaaatgagcaattgaaaataaaaaatgataaattaaaattaactAAATCATCAAAAAGTGAAActtctttaaatttaaataataatattgaaaataaacTAAATACGGAAATCGAtggaaaaatgaaaattaataaatatactgATGACATAAGACcaattaaaacatataaaacatttttgCTAGAACCAAAAGAAAATGCATACTTATCAGAAAGcattaataaattagaagaaaataattttcgtttaatgaaaattattaatgaaaataaaaatatgcataGTGACAAAATAGTTGggtcatatttttattctaaaaATGTAGAAAATTTATGTAAAGTAGAGAATATAAATACTCATATAGAAAATgctaatgaaaatattattatagttATATGTGTtgttttaaaagaaataattaacttcttatttttaaatgataattttgttgatatatttgaaaatataaacaagAACATATGGAAGCACATGTTTATACCTGAAGAAATTAAGTCTTTTgttctaaaatattttaattttttaaataaaataaggaattatgtaaaaagattaaatgataaatttaacagagaaaaatatgataattcatggtttttatttcaaaattattttgaaaaatccAGTGATATAAAAGATgaaatgatatatttttttttagaaaaaaaaaatgaaattcctaataataatacaaaagaaaaaaaaattaccgatatattaaatttttctaaaGATGAAATAAGGCTAAAAACAATAGCACAATTAAGAAAAGAATTAagttttgaaaaaaaatctaaaaaaatattaaatcatGATTATCACAGCTTGCTATATAAATACGAAGAAActgtaaaaaaattgaagaaaGTAAAACATATGATAAgagaattaaatttaattgaaaCTTACAAGAATTATAGCATGAATAGTAAATTAGATATAGATTCAGAAGCtagtaatgaaaatatttataatttaacaaaaaatgaagatattaataaaaattatactttatctaataataaaacaaaattaacAAATAGAGAAAACAACTTAATtaatcaaataaatatttcgaaacaaaatgaaatttcaagtgtaaataataatattatatataaaaacaatataaataattttgaaaaaataaatcgaGCAAATAttcatatgaaaaaaaataataacatttttaatgaaactcttgaaagaaaaaatataaattttattcataaaaatccGTTCTactaaatttgaaaaaaaaaaaaaaaatgaaggaaataaaaatatatgaatattgtTAATTCTATATTCATGTTttgttatttataaaatattttatctcTCATATGTGTCTTTTTATGATTTTAAAATGAATCTAGAATGcatgttttttatttatcttagaaatgtatataatattttaaaaattacactaaaaaattatattaaaaaaaaaattttatacataatattatttttaattaaaggtcaaaaaactttttttgtAGAATGAAaaggaatatatataaatatatatatacatcatgaactttttttaagaaaatcttcaatattttttttataaaacaaTACATCGTTCACATTCTTTATAAGACCTGTATTgaataaacaaatatataaaaaaattttataataattattcatttataaaatttatttaaattctttaatacctttattataaaaatttttatttatgtgaagactattttttaatttattatacttttttttttcataatttgtCAAATTAACGCAAAAACTATAATATATTTCACTCAGAAAAAATACAAGTATacagaaaaatgaaaaaaaggaTATTATAAATAGGGAGAATGTAGCACTATACTCAGAAAATAAATACTACagaattatgtaaaaaaaaaaaaaaaaagaaatttattgttattttgtataagaatactttttttttttttttttactttagcAATTGTTAAATATGAATTTGATAAAACTTTATttgtttctttatttataaaagtaactgaagagaaattaaatatatatatatatatacataaaaatcagaagaattattatttttctcttaatgttactttaattaataagttcattattttattttaccaTTAAAGAGATTCTCATATTTTATTACACTACATAGACTAAGAGAAgctatagaaaaaaaaagaaaatttaagaaaaatataaatattaaaataatgaaaatttcttatctattattttacttatataaGAAGAGTAAAAGGTTATTACAAtgtttacatatataaaaatcaaaaaataaactttATTATATCCACCAATACAattatttaacaaaaaacaATGATGATCATAGCGAGATATGCATGAAGAACAATATTTACAATGCTTACTTCTTGCAGGcctgaaattttttttttattattcacaatataatttttattttacttaattctattttttcattatataataaatatatttttacgttttaagaaaaatgaaatttaatatatgtatactTCATATTagtatatatttcttttaataaaatatcttttattattactttttaattttacaagTTTCACATTCTGAGTTTTCGTGGAAAATAATTTCATCATATGGATAATATTTGAAGTGCTTATCCAAGTAACTATTGCATATTTTTCCTatgtaattatatattaattttttctttataaaatatattaaataaattaaaatgataaaataaaaaatgataccTGAATCACTTAATgaacatattaaaaaagacaCAAAAccacataaaaaaattaatagacAGAAAAAtctaaagataaaaataaaacacaTATACAATTTAAAACTAAAAGTAAatgttaaaattatatgaataaaataattaaaccTATGATAATTATCATTGTAATATCGTTCTAATATGATGTATGCTGAAAAgtagaaaaagataaattaaaaatttaattgattaaaattattattttaaagaaaaagaatgaTATGTTATTTGTCTATAacattccttttttttttttccttgtTTTTCAATTTTCTATTATTCTTAATAATAACTTCTATCaatttctcttttatttcaattattttttttttatttttacttacactgaaaaagaattataaaacTACCACTAGAAAggtagaaaaaatataaaacctatatttttaatattaaaaaaaaaaaattcataagaaaatattaatgagaaataaatttttaatttgatcTTTActtgaaaataatgattaaatttaagaaaaatcaaatatatatacttttttaaagtattcatgtttttaagttttaagtgctttcaaaaaatattaatataacaatattttcataagcataaaaaacatataacccataatatattttaaaagaaaatacttatgaaattttagattatctaaaaaaaaaaaatttgaacattaaataatatttttttcatttccgataatatatatatatattacaaaattttaaaatattttataaatgaaagtATTTTTCATAACATAAATCACaataaactatatatatactgcAAAGGAATATAAGTAAAGTTTTTTCTTTGttaaattatgtaaaataaaatgttaaagatatttatgttttaaaaataaatcttaatttttttttaatggagaataaattattttatatatatcctAATGAACGTAAGTATAAAAGTAATCATGATTAagcttttttattaagaGATAAGGATGATATtaacaaatataaattatttcattttatttttcattattttttattttattttactttattttatttatttattttattttatttattttttttttttgttattattaaaaactatttaaatttttaaaaatatgaaatatatttaacaCACAAATATGCATGCCAACACTTTTTATAGCTACTGGTTGcctattaaaaattaaaaatattaattgttTTGAAAAGGAAATTGAGATAAAACACTTCTTTGAACATTTAGGTAAT contains the following coding sequences:
- the DHHC12 gene encoding palmitoyltransferase, putative is translated as MNTLKKYIYLIFLKFNHYFQVLYFFYLSSGSFIILFQSYIILERYYNDNYHRFFCLLIFLCGFVSFLICSLSDSGKICNSYLDKHFKYYPYDEIIFHENSECETCKIKKPARSKHCKYCSSCISRYDHHCFLLNNCIGGYNKVYFLIFIYVNIVITFYSSYITSLSLCSVIKYENLFNVTFINKETNKVLSNSYLTIAKYLFSEYSATFSLFIISFFSFFCILVFFLSEIYYSFCVNLTNYEKKKYNKLKNSLHINKNFYNKGLIKNVNDVLFYKKNIEDFLKKSS